In the uncultured Flavobacterium sp. genome, CTTACACCAAGAAGTTCATAATTATTAGCTTTAAAACGCTCAAAATTATCTCTTAAATCACATGCTTCTGCCGTGCAGCCTGGCGTGCTTGCTTTTGGGTAAAAGAAAACGACTAATTTTTTTCCAGCATAATCTGCCAGTTTATGTGTTTTACCATCTTGATCTACTCCCGAAAAATTTGGTGCTTTATCGCCTGCTTTTAATGTTATCATGTTACTATTTTAGATTGTTGATTTTAGATTTTAGATTGTTTAGACTTCTTAGATTGAATTGAAATTTTGAGTATAACTTTAAAATAATTCATAATTCATAATTCATAATTCATAATTCATAATTATTTTGCCCCAGATTGAAGTGAAAACCCCGGAATTCTGGCAGTTTACATTTTTTGTGTTTACAAAGCGACCGGAGGAAGCTCTTGTAAATGCAAAAAAATATTACTGGCGGAATGAGGAGTTGTAACGGAAAGCTGGATTAGGCACATCATTAAAATTATGCTATTTTTACAGGATTAAAAATACGGAAATGAATAAAGAAGCCCGCGTTGAATTTGTTATAAATACGTTAAAAGAACTCTACCCTACTATACCTGTCCCATTAGATCACAAAGATCCTTATACACTGTTGATTGCTGTTTTACTTTCGGCGCAATGTACAGATGTTCGCGTGAATCAGATTACTCCGTTGCTTTTTGCAAAAGCTGATAATCCGTATGATATGATTAAAATGTCGGTGGAAGAAATTAAAGAGATTATTCGCCCTTGTGGTTTATCGCCAATGAAATCGAAAGGGATTCATGGTTTATCACACATTTTGATTGACAAACATAACGGAGAGGTTCCGCAGAGTTTTGAGGCTCTGGAAGCTTTGCCGGCTGTTGGACATAAAACGGCAAGTGTGGTTATGTCGCAAGCTTTTGGAGTTCCTGCTTTTCCGGTTGATACTCATATTCACAGATTGATGTACCGATGGAATCTTTCGAACGGGAAAAATGTTGTACAAACTGAAAAG is a window encoding:
- the nth gene encoding endonuclease III gives rise to the protein MNKEARVEFVINTLKELYPTIPVPLDHKDPYTLLIAVLLSAQCTDVRVNQITPLLFAKADNPYDMIKMSVEEIKEIIRPCGLSPMKSKGIHGLSHILIDKHNGEVPQSFEALEALPAVGHKTASVVMSQAFGVPAFPVDTHIHRLMYRWNLSNGKNVVQTEKDAKRLFPRELWNDLHLQIIWYGREYSPARGWSLDKDIITKTIGKKSIIEEAAKK